Part of the Alteracholeplasma palmae J233 genome, CTTAATTAGACTATTTAGCACCCCATATCCAAATTCATACTTATAATTTGCTGTGAAAACCCCAAAAATATTTGGAACAGATTTGAAAAAAGAAATATATTCTTGAGCATCAGTACCCCCAATTTCAATACTCCTAAACGCTGTGAAAACAAATAAAACAGCCATAACAATTAAATATTTTTTGATATTATTCTTATCTTCATTTGAAATAAAGTATGCTAAAAAAATTAAGATTGATATTGAGACATATATCGTTATTCCCATCATTGTATAACTTCCTTGTCATATTTTAGCCAAAATAGGTATAATACAACACTAGGGATTATGGTTATAATTTGCAGAATATTAAATTTCGATCTTGTATATTTTTTGTAGTCTAACTTTTTTTTCTTGCTAAACAATAAGTATGTATTATAAAGTAAATAATTCTTGATTCTCAATTTTAATTTAAATTGTTTATTAAAATACTTTTCTGCATGTAGCATGCCACCTATAGGATTATTTATTCTAAGTTTTCTTCCTAAATTTGTTAGTCCTTGACTTTGGTATTCACACAAATATAAAATTTCATTTATATAAACAATTTTATATTTCATCCCAATTGGTATCCATATAATACTTTCACCAATAAATTTTTCATTTTCAATCTCTGGAAAAGAATATTCTTTCATTATTGAAGTATATATTACTTCAATTTTATCTCCTTTAATCTTCTGGTTTAAAACCTCAAAGATATTTCTTACTTTTTCGTTTTCTTTATAGCTATTGCCTATTACTTTTCTTGATAAGTCTCCTTTTAGAAAAGTAAATCCACCCAAATTTGGGTAATCATAATACTTATCATAGAAAAAACTAATCCGCTCAACTGCATTTTGTTCTAGGAGATCATCACTATCCAAAATCAATGTTAACTGACCAGATGCAAGTGGGATTGCTCGATTAAGTGACTTATGCTTTCCACTATTTTCTTTTTTAATATACTTGATACTTATTATTTTACTTTCAATCCATTCTAACACTTTTTTTTCTGTATCATCAGTACTTCCATCATCAACTATTATCCATTCAAAATTCTTATTTGTTTGCTTAATTAAACTTTCATATGTTCTCAAAATTAACTTTTCTCTATTAAACGTCGCTGTAACTATTGACAATAAAATTTCATTCATTTTTTAAACAACTCTCTTTCGTATAATTCTAAATATTGATTACACATTTTTTCAATAGAATAGAACTTAGCTCTTTCTTTAGATTTTATTGTATATTCTACATATAGATTTTTATCGGTTAAAATCTTAGTTATTTCATCCGCTAGAATCACATAATTTTTGGGTTCGAAAAGAACTCCATAGTTAGATACAACACCATTTAATCCTTCAACATCACTAGCAATTACGGGTTTTTCAGCAGCCATTGCTTCAACAGCAACTAATCCAAAGCCTTCCCAATTTGAAGAAACAATACACAAGTCTGCAGTTTTTGTTATTCGTTCAATATCATTTCTAATTCCTAAGAACTTAACTCTATTATCTAATTTTAATTCACTTGCTAAATCATGACAAGTTTTAACTCTTTCACCATCTCCAACAAGTACCAGCTTGAATTTCTTAGGTAAAATAGTTAGTGCTTTTATAATAGTGTCTTGATCCTTTTGTGCTGTAAATCTTCCAACCATAAGTAGGATTTTATCATCTTTTTCAAAATTAGGTATTATTTCATTCTTTTGATAGGCTATTGCACTATCAAATTTTTCAATATCTATGCCATTGTTAATAAGGTTAACTTTTTTAAAATTTTTTTTATTCAGCCATTTTTTCAAGTCGTTCTTAACACCTTCACTAATTGCAACTATAGCATCATATTTACTGTAAATAATATTTTCAATAAACTTGAAATACCATTTTCTCCTCTTATTATGTGTGTTATGTTCAGTAAATATATATTTTGCTGTTTTTGATTTTTTAAAAACTGAAAAGTACATTGCTGGAAAAAGATTTACATGAACTATTTTGAACTGATTATCTTTGATAAATTTATTGATATATTTAGCTTGTCTGAAATTTCTAATGCCTTTCACAGGAGATACATATACTTTTACCTTGTTGCTTATCTTATTTAAATAAATTGAATCCTTATTTTCCAATAATAGAATAGATACATCATTAGCTTTTGATATGTAATTTGACATTTGATATACTAACTTTTCTGCTCCACCACTACTCAAGTTATTTATTATATATAGTATTTTCATCTTTAATTTCCTCATAGATTTTTAAATATTCTTCAACTATTTTTGCTCTATCAAAATTAGATTCAACATGTTTTCTACCAAGCTTACCCATATTTGAAGCACTATTAAAATCCATATTAATTAAAACTTCAATTTTTTCAATTAAATCTTTTGAATCCCTCAAGGTACAAGTGTATCCTGAAATTTTATTTAAGAAAGTTTCTCTAACGCCTGGGATATCTGTTCCAATTACTGGCCTACCAATGGCCTGTGCTTCTAGCATAACATTTGACATTCCCTCATGATATGACGGTAATATCAAGCAATGAGATTCACTTATTACATCTATAGAATTCTCTAAAACACCTAGATATTTTATATAACCTTTTTCTTGATACTCTAATATTTTATCCCTATAATTTTCTTCATAGAAACCTGCAATACTAAAAGAAACAGTATTTCCATACTTATTTTTTAAATACTCTGCTGATGTTAAATACTCTTCAATTCCTTTTTCTCTCATTATTCTTCCTAAAAATAAAAACTTAGTTTTTTCTTTTTGAGGATACTCTACATATGAAAATTTATCTATATTAACACCGGATCCAGAAATAACCTTATAATCCTTAAGTTTACAAACATTAGACAAAAAAACACTGGCATTATCTTTATTTTCAAAATAGACTCTTCTATAAGATTTATTTGCAAATTTATAGAGATTCTTTATTAGTTTAAATTTAAGTTTTTTTGTATTTTGAAATGAACTTCCTAATCCTGATATTCTAGGAATAAAGGGTATCTTGTATTTTTTAGCAGCTATTGCACCATAAATATTAGGCTTAATTGTAAAACCAAAAATGCAATCAGGCTTTTCTTTTTTAAAAATTTTTTTATACTCTCTTATTAGTTTTAAATCTTTAAAAATATTGGTATTTCTTCGCTCAATATCTAGTTCTATATACTTACAACCTGCATCAATAAAATGATCTATTTTCTTTCCATATGGAGAAACTATAACCACTTCTACTCCATTTGATAAAAAGGCTTTTACTATTTCAAAAGTGAAATTATAGGCAACAACATCATGATTATATAAAAAAAGAACTTTATTTTTCATTCATTAACCTCACCTATCGCACTCTCATACACAAGTTTGATTGTATCTACAAATTTTGTTTCGGCTTTTACTATATCTGTTTTAAGATACATTTTATTACCATACACCTTATTAATTGTAGGAATAAAGATAGCCATTAACTTAATAATCCAATTAAATAATCTAGTACTTCTTACTTTTTTACCTGAAATAAGTCTTGCTTCTTTCATTATTTCATATGTTGAAAGATATGCTTCATTTTGTGGATAAAATACACCATTTGTTTCTTGATCTATATTAACTTTGATAAACTCGCTAAGGTTATCTATATAGATCATACTTCTCTCATTTTTGATCTTTGGTAAAATAGGAAGTTTTAAAGCTAATTTAATGAGTCTTGGGAAATTTCCTTTACAGCCTGGACCATAAACAATTGGAGTTCTAATAATTACTGTTTTAAATGTTTCATCTTGAAGTTCTTGTATACCTAAATCAGCTTCTAGCTTAGATTTACCATAAGCATTTATTGGACTATATTTTGTAACATCTATTGGTTTATAATTACCAATTTTATTATCTTTACCATAAATAATCATACTACTCATAAATATAAATTGTTTTACATTTGATAGTTTTGCTTTTTTTGCAGTTTCAATTGCTAAATCTCTATTTACTTTATAATATAGATCATCTAGTTTTTTATCTTTAGAAACATGAGCAATCCCAGCAACATGAAACACTACATCAAACTTACTAAAATCAAATTCTTTCCAAGTTTCATTTTTCATATCTAATGTTTCTACTTGATATTTATTAGGTTCTTTTAAAAGCCATTTTTCTACATTAGTTCCTATGTAGCTATTAGCCCCTGTTATTAGTATTCTTTTCATCTTTACCTTCCTTAACCCCATCTGATTTTAAAACTTTAAATGCTGTTTTAAAGATAAGTTTAAAATCTTTTAGAAGTGTAATCTTTTTAACATATTCTCCATCTATTTTAGCTTTAACTGGTATTTCTAACTCATCTCTTCCTGAGACTTGTGCTAAACCAGTTAATCCTGGTTTTACATCATTAGCTTGATATTTATCTCTTTCTGCAATTAAGTCATCTTGATTCCATAATGCAGGTCTTGGACCAACTATACTCATCTTACCGAATAAGATATTAAATAATTGAGGTAATTCATCTAAACTTGTCTTTCTTAAGAATTTACCAACTTTTGTAATATACTTATCTGGATTTTCTAAAGTATGTGTAGGTGCATCCTTTGGTGTATCAATTCTCATCGTCCTAAATTTATAGATATTAAATAACTTTTTATTTTTACCTACCCTTTTTTGTTTAAATAGTATAGGTCCTTTTGAAGTTAATTTAACTAATAGTGCAACTATTAATAATAATGGTGAGAAGATAATGATTGCGAGTAAGCTTAAGATAAAATCCATAATAGGTTTTAATAAATACTTATACATATATTGTTATGCTCCTTAATTAAAAAAATTGATAATTTTATTCTTATCAAAACCTTGTTTAATAAGATTTTGGCTAATTACTTTATGATGGGTATATGTAGCAACTATAATACCATCATTTGGGTAATTAACTATTTGGCTAATATCTATAATAGGAACTTCTAATAATTTAGATCCTTGTCTATCTTTATTATCATCTATAATCCCTAATACTTTAATATTAATACTTAAATCTAATTTTAAAGTGTTTAAGATGATTTCTGCAACATCTCCTGAACCATAGAGTAAAACATCTTTATATCCATTATTAACAAGTTGATTTAAAAAAGAGGTTACTTCTACATTCGCTTGATTATAAATAATTTGTGATGCCTTTAAATATCTAATATTAAGTAGTTTCTTTCTTTCAATACCTTCAGGAGTAATATGATATAAAATAGTTTTAGAAGACTTATATTCTTTTTTAATATATCCTTTAACTTCATAAGACTCTAAGTACTTATTAATCATTGAAACAGCCACATTTAATATATGACTTAATTCTCTTTGCGTTATATCTGGAGTTTTTTGTAATGTATCAAGAATCATGTATTCTTTATACAATGGTGTTGGCTTAAAAAATAAATGATTTTTATCCATAGTTATCCCTCTTGTTTGTTATACGAACAAATATATTATAACACAAAATTTACATTAGAATAGTATTTTTTAGAATTTATAGACTTCAAAGATACATTTTGATCTTTTAATATAAAAATAAGGATTATTAAATAATTAATATAGCTAGATATTACTTATTTAACAACCCTAAATATATCTTATGAATCGAAATAAATGTAGTCTTATCATTTGCAACTCAAAATGAAATTGACTTAGATGATGCTAAAAAGCTTTATGAAAATAAAATAATGATGATTGCTGAAGGTACTAATATGCCTTCTACTAATGAAGCCGCTGATTTCTTTATTGAAACAAATTAGTTTATATTCCAGGTAAAGCTGCTAATGCTGGTGGCGTATCAGTATCAGGTTTAGAAATGGCACAAAATGCTAGTAATAGCCTTTGGACATTTGAAACAGTTGATAATAAATTAAAAGAAATTATGGAAAATATCTTTAATAACATTTATACTACTGCAATATAAAAGATCCATATAACTTAGTAAAAGGCGCTAATATTGCTGCCTTTATGAAGTTATATGAATCTATTAAAGAACTGGGAATATAACTAATTATTAGCCCAATTACTCATCCATTCAATCCTATTTAAAAGCCAAGTTTTTAAAGCAAATTGTTCTTCATTCCAGTTTGTACTATGATTCCATCTTTGATAATCTCTTTGATATGAATCACTATATTGGGTAATAGTAGTAAAAAGAGCATTTATTTCATCGATAGTTTTAGACGTTATTTCTTTAAATCTATCCTTTACATTTTGTAGAAATACCTCTTGTTTCATTAATTCAATATATATATCACTAGAGGTATGTTCAGATTCTTGCATAACCTTATCGATTATGTAAAGGCCTTCAGATGTTGAATCTCCTCTAGAAATACCTGAACTTAAATCAAAATCCCAAATTGGACCAAAGAATAATTTTCCACCTTTTTTCTTATACATATAAAATGAACTAAACCCAGTATCTGTATTTTTGAACAATTCGTGTATTAAATATGCATCTACAATAGAATCAATATCAGAAAGCTCGTTAACTTTTTCATAATCGCCTGAGCGTATTGCATCAATAAATTCTTGAATATAGTTTTGTATATAAGAAATTTGATTTCTATAAGCTTCTTCTGTAATACCTTCTTTATTGTAGTCATCAGGATCTGGCGACTTTACTGTGAACGGATATTTTAATCCTTCTATAGAAAAATAATCTATGCCTTCTATTCCAGTAGCATATGCATCGTATTCAACAAGATACCCAGTATCTAAAATACCATAGTCTTCATCTATATTAACTCTATTTTTATCTACTCTTATATGTTCAAATAGAGAATAAACGCCATGATACTTACCATTGACGTACAATTCTATAATATGAACAGACGTAGTATACTCTATGCCATCTAAGACATTATTAACGATGGTATAGGCAGTATTGTTTCTCATAAGACTATTATCGTGCCCATTTGCCACCAAAACCCAATGCTTTGATTTTTTTTCACCAAATAGTGATTGTTTTTTATTAAATTTTATACGATATCCTTTTTTATCATAGGTCCAACTACCATTTCCTCTTCCTTTAAATTCAGCATCAACTTCAGACAATTGATTTTCATCAGTAGTGTTTAATATTGAAATTTTTGAATTTACATAATTGTCTCTATTTACATCCTCCAAATCTACACCATCTAGAGTAACCGAAATAGTAGGTAGATTAAAAAATTCCATTTCATATATCGCTTCTAATATAATTACTTTGCCATCATCAGATTTTTCATTCCATTCAATAAACTTATATCCGAGTCTATAAGGAGAATCAATATATTCAATATTTTCATCA contains:
- a CDS encoding glycosyltransferase family 4 protein, whose amino-acid sequence is MKNKVLFLYNHDVVAYNFTFEIVKAFLSNGVEVVIVSPYGKKIDHFIDAGCKYIELDIERRNTNIFKDLKLIREYKKIFKKEKPDCIFGFTIKPNIYGAIAAKKYKIPFIPRISGLGSSFQNTKKLKFKLIKNLYKFANKSYRRVYFENKDNASVFLSNVCKLKDYKVISGSGVNIDKFSYVEYPQKEKTKFLFLGRIMREKGIEEYLTSAEYLKNKYGNTVSFSIAGFYEENYRDKILEYQEKGYIKYLGVLENSIDVISESHCLILPSYHEGMSNVMLEAQAIGRPVIGTDIPGVRETFLNKISGYTCTLRDSKDLIEKIEVLINMDFNSASNMGKLGRKHVESNFDRAKIVEEYLKIYEEIKDENTIYNK
- a CDS encoding glycosyltransferase family A protein, whose protein sequence is MNEILLSIVTATFNREKLILRTYESLIKQTNKNFEWIIVDDGSTDDTEKKVLEWIESKIISIKYIKKENSGKHKSLNRAIPLASGQLTLILDSDDLLEQNAVERISFFYDKYYDYPNLGGFTFLKGDLSRKVIGNSYKENEKVRNIFEVLNQKIKGDKIEVIYTSIMKEYSFPEIENEKFIGESIIWIPIGMKYKIVYINEILYLCEYQSQGLTNLGRKLRINNPIGGMLHAEKYFNKQFKLKLRIKNYLLYNTYLLFSKKKKLDYKKYTRSKFNILQIITIIPSVVLYLFWLKYDKEVIQ
- a CDS encoding glycosyltransferase family 4 protein, encoding MKILYIINNLSSGGAEKLVYQMSNYISKANDVSILLLENKDSIYLNKISNKVKVYVSPVKGIRNFRQAKYINKFIKDNQFKIVHVNLFPAMYFSVFKKSKTAKYIFTEHNTHNKRRKWYFKFIENIIYSKYDAIVAISEGVKNDLKKWLNKKNFKKVNLINNGIDIEKFDSAIAYQKNEIIPNFEKDDKILLMVGRFTAQKDQDTIIKALTILPKKFKLVLVGDGERVKTCHDLASELKLDNRVKFLGIRNDIERITKTADLCIVSSNWEGFGLVAVEAMAAEKPVIASDVEGLNGVVSNYGVLFEPKNYVILADEITKILTDKNLYVEYTIKSKERAKFYSIEKMCNQYLELYERELFKK
- a CDS encoding winged helix-turn-helix transcriptional regulator, with amino-acid sequence MDKNHLFFKPTPLYKEYMILDTLQKTPDITQRELSHILNVAVSMINKYLESYEVKGYIKKEYKSSKTILYHITPEGIERKKLLNIRYLKASQIIYNQANVEVTSFLNQLVNNGYKDVLLYGSGDVAEIILNTLKLDLSINIKVLGIIDDNKDRQGSKLLEVPIIDISQIVNYPNDGIIVATYTHHKVISQNLIKQGFDKNKIINFFN
- a CDS encoding NAD-dependent epimerase/dehydratase family protein, producing the protein MKRILITGANSYIGTNVEKWLLKEPNKYQVETLDMKNETWKEFDFSKFDVVFHVAGIAHVSKDKKLDDLYYKVNRDLAIETAKKAKLSNVKQFIFMSSMIIYGKDNKIGNYKPIDVTKYSPINAYGKSKLEADLGIQELQDETFKTVIIRTPIVYGPGCKGNFPRLIKLALKLPILPKIKNERSMIYIDNLSEFIKVNIDQETNGVFYPQNEAYLSTYEIMKEARLISGKKVRSTRLFNWIIKLMAIFIPTINKVYGNKMYLKTDIVKAETKFVDTIKLVYESAIGEVNE
- a CDS encoding CotH kinase family protein, yielding MKKIRLLCLSMLSIVLVSCGSPRYEVIFKDGENTVKTQLVIEGESALPPEMSDKDGHDFIGWDKKYSEIKGDLVVNAVYEVRKYTVIFKDYNGNELNKELVEYTKSANAPADPHREGYDFIRWDRDYSQIKSDLVVNAVYEVRKYTVIFKDYNGNELNKELVEYTKSANAPTDPHREGYDFIGWDRDYSQIKSDLVVNAVYKKKEYTIVFIDYDGSVLSEHKKYYDENIEYIDSPYRLGYKFIEWNEKSDDGKVIILEAIYEMEFFNLPTISVTLDGVDLEDVNRDNYVNSKISILNTTDENQLSEVDAEFKGRGNGSWTYDKKGYRIKFNKKQSLFGEKKSKHWVLVANGHDNSLMRNNTAYTIVNNVLDGIEYTTSVHIIELYVNGKYHGVYSLFEHIRVDKNRVNIDEDYGILDTGYLVEYDAYATGIEGIDYFSIEGLKYPFTVKSPDPDDYNKEGITEEAYRNQISYIQNYIQEFIDAIRSGDYEKVNELSDIDSIVDAYLIHELFKNTDTGFSSFYMYKKKGGKLFFGPIWDFDLSSGISRGDSTSEGLYIIDKVMQESEHTSSDIYIELMKQEVFLQNVKDRFKEITSKTIDEINALFTTITQYSDSYQRDYQRWNHSTNWNEEQFALKTWLLNRIEWMSNWANN
- a CDS encoding sugar transferase, whose amino-acid sequence is MYKYLLKPIMDFILSLLAIIIFSPLLLIVALLVKLTSKGPILFKQKRVGKNKKLFNIYKFRTMRIDTPKDAPTHTLENPDKYITKVGKFLRKTSLDELPQLFNILFGKMSIVGPRPALWNQDDLIAERDKYQANDVKPGLTGLAQVSGRDELEIPVKAKIDGEYVKKITLLKDFKLIFKTAFKVLKSDGVKEGKDEKNTNNRG